One region of Brassica napus cultivar Da-Ae chromosome A10, Da-Ae, whole genome shotgun sequence genomic DNA includes:
- the LOC106422997 gene encoding putative uridine kinase C227.14 isoform X2 — translation MEVSSFSTVPRFCYSSSVPESCRFRGVKVQLCDQSLVPVRLSIRIRRRRRTPRTLVSCSQKRDVTVVDGSCMDEIYDKLAERLVPTSAAMFSPNVKRLVGLAGPPGAGKSTLAYEVVSRINSLWPQKAASFDDEVMPPDVATVLPMDGFHLYRSQLDAMEDPKEAHARRGAPWTFNPALLLNCLKKLRNEGSVYVPSFDHGVGDPVEDDIFVSLQHKVVIVEGNYLLLEEGTWKDISDMFDEKWFIDVNLDTAMQRVEARHISTGKPPDVAKWRIDYNDRPNAELIVKSKTNADVLIRSISF, via the exons CCTCTGTTCCAG AATCGTGTCGATTTAGAGGAGTCAAAGTTCAATTATGTGACCAATCTCTTGTTCCTGTTCGATTGAGCATacgaataagaagaagaagaagaacacctCGTACTTTG GTTTCGTGTAGTCAGAAGAGAGATGTCACTGTCGTTGATGGAAG CTGTATGGATGAGATATATGATAAGTTGGCGGAACGTCTTGTTCCTACATCAGCAGCAATGTTTAGCCCCAATGTTAA acgtttggtcggtttggctGGTCCTCCTGGTGCGGGTAAAAGCACGTTAGCATATGAAGTTGTGAGTCGTATAAATAGTTTATGGCCTCAGAAAGCTGCTTCTTTTGATGATGAGGTTATGCCGCCTGATGTCGCTACAGTGCTTCCTATGGATGGGTTCCACTTGTATCGTTCCCAGCTTGATGCCATGGAG GATCCCAAAGAAGCTCACGCGAGAAGAGGAG CTCCTTGGACTTTTAATCCTGCACTATTGCTCAACTGTTTAAAGAAGCTGAGAAACGAG GGCTCAGTGTATGTGCCATCATTCGATCATGGAGTTGGAGATCCAGTTGAAGACGATATCTTTGTTAGCCTCCA GCATAAAGTGGTGATTGTAGAGGGAAACTATTTACTGTTAGAAGAAGGAACTTGGAAAGACATCTCTGATATGTTTGATGAGAAGTG GTTCATTGATGTCAATCTCGACACAGCGATGCAACGTGTTGAAGCCAGACATATCTCAACCG GTAAACCACCGGACGTTGCTAAATGGCGG ATTGATTATAACGACAGGCCCAACGCAGAACTGATAGTGAAGTCAAAGACAAACGCTGATGTACTGATCAGATCCATCAGTTTTTGA
- the LOC106422997 gene encoding putative uridine kinase C227.14 isoform X1 has translation MEVSSFSTVPRFCYSSSVPESCRFRGVKVQLCDQSLVPVRLSIRIRRRRRTPRTLVSCSQKRDVTVVDGSCMDEIYDKLAERLVPTSAAMFSPNVKRLVGLAGPPGAGKSTLAYEVVSRINSLWPQKAASFDDEVMPPDVATVLPMDGFHLYRSQLDAMEDPKEAHARRGAPWTFNPALLLNCLKKLRNEGSVYVPSFDHGVGDPVEDDIFVSLQHKVVIVEGNYLLLEEGTWKDISDMFDEKWFIDVNLDTAMQRVEARHISTGMYTHLFFLILRRLAVTIGFVLFVTGKPPDVAKWRIDYNDRPNAELIVKSKTNADVLIRSISF, from the exons CCTCTGTTCCAG AATCGTGTCGATTTAGAGGAGTCAAAGTTCAATTATGTGACCAATCTCTTGTTCCTGTTCGATTGAGCATacgaataagaagaagaagaagaacacctCGTACTTTG GTTTCGTGTAGTCAGAAGAGAGATGTCACTGTCGTTGATGGAAG CTGTATGGATGAGATATATGATAAGTTGGCGGAACGTCTTGTTCCTACATCAGCAGCAATGTTTAGCCCCAATGTTAA acgtttggtcggtttggctGGTCCTCCTGGTGCGGGTAAAAGCACGTTAGCATATGAAGTTGTGAGTCGTATAAATAGTTTATGGCCTCAGAAAGCTGCTTCTTTTGATGATGAGGTTATGCCGCCTGATGTCGCTACAGTGCTTCCTATGGATGGGTTCCACTTGTATCGTTCCCAGCTTGATGCCATGGAG GATCCCAAAGAAGCTCACGCGAGAAGAGGAG CTCCTTGGACTTTTAATCCTGCACTATTGCTCAACTGTTTAAAGAAGCTGAGAAACGAG GGCTCAGTGTATGTGCCATCATTCGATCATGGAGTTGGAGATCCAGTTGAAGACGATATCTTTGTTAGCCTCCA GCATAAAGTGGTGATTGTAGAGGGAAACTATTTACTGTTAGAAGAAGGAACTTGGAAAGACATCTCTGATATGTTTGATGAGAAGTG GTTCATTGATGTCAATCTCGACACAGCGATGCAACGTGTTGAAGCCAGACATATCTCAACCGGTATGTATACACATTTATTCTTTTTAATTCTTCGGAGACTTGCTGTGACCATAGGTTTTGTTTTATTCGTTACAGGTAAACCACCGGACGTTGCTAAATGGCGG ATTGATTATAACGACAGGCCCAACGCAGAACTGATAGTGAAGTCAAAGACAAACGCTGATGTACTGATCAGATCCATCAGTTTTTGA